The Caulobacter sp. FWC26 genome contains a region encoding:
- the mfd gene encoding transcription-repair coupling factor: MSYDAKQIAKAAGGLTLAGAPEGFDALVMADIARARGGLTAFVARDTARAGAFIDALKFFAPEIEAVLFPSWDCLPYDRIGPSSGVSATRMATLSRLARGLGESKAAILVVAAPALLQRVPSKDVLLRASYSAKVGANVDIKDLERYFAVNGYTRASTVSERGEFAIRGGVIDVYPPASEEPVRLDLFGDTLESIRAFDPETQRSTRQLKEIDLLPVSEALLDADGISRFRKGYVAEFGAPGDDPLYAAVSEGGRRAGLEHWLPLFYERMSTLFDYLPAGSLIGVDNQATEARDERLAMIQDAYDARASADRKSAYRPLAPEALYLTAEEWERELSDRPHRRFTPFQPQGLDVVDLGAKLGRVFAAERAQDSVNLFEATADHAKKLAAEGKRVLFASWSEGSSERLGTMLADHGLKKIPYAGYWQAAKANDPKVPQRVVLPLDHGFETDSLAVISETDILGDRLARPRKKRRAANFLAEASALTPGDLVVHIDHGIGRYEGLKTLDVQGAPHDCLDLLYGGEAKLYLPVENIDLLTRYGAADAENVQLDKLGGAAWQGRKAKAKERLRVMAEGLIQIAAARQLKTVEETDPPSGVFDEFCARFPYEETDDQLSAIHDVLEDLSSGKPMDRLICGDVGFGKTEVALRAALVVAMSGKQVAVVCPTTLLARQHYKTFKDRFQGWPVKVTRLSRLVTGKEAADTREGLANGQFEIVVGTHAILSKQVAFKDLGLVIVDEEQHFGVKHKEKLKELRADVHMLTLTATPIPRTLQMALSGIREMSIIATPPVDRLAVRTYISPFDPVTLREALLREKYRGGQSYYVVPRIKDLEDIEKFLRTQVPEVKYVVGHGQMAATQLEDVMTAFYEGQYDVLLATTIVESGLDIPSANTLIVHRADMFGLAQLYQIRGRVGRSKARAYAYLTTPVEKSLTLSAEKRLQVLQSLDSLGAGFQLASHDLDQRGGGNLLGDEQSGHIKEIGVELYQQMLEDAVAELKQRQGQEALLEDRGWSPQINTGAAVMIPDDYVPDLNVRLSLYRRLSEAEQAADREALAAEMIDRFGPLPPETDSLLKVVAIKGLCREANVAKIDVGPKGAVASFRGDNYANPLGLMQHVAKNSLIWKVRPDQKVVIKGEWETPAQRLDAAEKILTVLAKLAKG; the protein is encoded by the coding sequence ATGAGCTACGACGCCAAGCAGATCGCCAAGGCCGCGGGCGGCCTGACCCTGGCCGGCGCGCCTGAGGGCTTCGACGCCCTGGTCATGGCCGACATCGCCCGGGCGCGCGGCGGTCTGACCGCCTTCGTCGCGCGCGACACCGCCCGCGCCGGCGCCTTCATCGACGCGCTGAAGTTCTTCGCGCCCGAGATCGAGGCGGTGCTGTTTCCGTCATGGGACTGCCTGCCTTACGACCGGATCGGCCCTTCCTCGGGCGTTTCGGCCACCCGCATGGCGACGCTATCTCGGCTGGCGCGTGGTCTTGGCGAGAGCAAGGCCGCCATCCTGGTGGTCGCCGCGCCCGCGCTGCTGCAGCGCGTGCCGTCCAAGGATGTGCTTCTGCGCGCTTCCTACTCCGCCAAGGTCGGCGCCAATGTCGATATCAAAGACCTTGAGCGCTATTTCGCCGTCAACGGCTATACGCGCGCGTCTACTGTGTCGGAGCGCGGCGAGTTCGCGATCCGGGGCGGGGTGATCGACGTCTATCCGCCGGCCTCCGAGGAGCCAGTGCGCCTCGATCTGTTCGGCGACACGCTGGAGAGCATCCGCGCCTTCGATCCCGAGACCCAGCGTTCGACCCGGCAGTTGAAGGAGATCGACCTCCTGCCTGTCAGCGAGGCCCTGCTCGACGCCGATGGGATTTCGCGCTTCCGCAAGGGCTATGTCGCCGAGTTCGGCGCGCCGGGGGATGATCCGCTGTACGCCGCCGTCAGCGAGGGCGGCCGTCGCGCCGGCCTAGAGCATTGGCTGCCGCTGTTCTACGAGCGGATGTCGACGCTTTTCGACTATTTGCCCGCCGGGTCGCTGATCGGTGTCGACAACCAGGCCACCGAGGCCCGCGACGAACGTCTGGCCATGATCCAGGACGCCTATGACGCCCGCGCTAGCGCCGATCGCAAGTCGGCCTACCGCCCGCTGGCGCCCGAGGCTCTCTACCTGACCGCCGAGGAATGGGAGCGCGAGCTCTCTGATCGTCCCCATCGGCGCTTCACCCCCTTCCAGCCGCAGGGCCTGGATGTCGTCGACCTGGGCGCCAAGCTTGGTCGGGTTTTCGCCGCCGAGCGCGCGCAAGACAGCGTCAACCTGTTCGAGGCCACCGCCGACCACGCCAAGAAATTGGCGGCGGAGGGCAAGCGGGTGCTGTTCGCCTCGTGGTCTGAGGGCTCGTCGGAACGCCTGGGAACCATGTTGGCCGACCACGGCCTGAAGAAGATTCCCTATGCCGGCTACTGGCAGGCGGCCAAGGCCAATGACCCCAAGGTCCCTCAGCGGGTCGTGCTGCCGCTGGATCACGGCTTCGAGACCGACAGTCTCGCGGTCATTTCCGAGACTGATATCCTCGGCGACCGCCTGGCCCGTCCGCGCAAGAAGCGCCGCGCCGCCAACTTCCTGGCCGAAGCCAGCGCCCTGACGCCGGGTGATCTCGTCGTCCACATCGACCACGGCATCGGCCGCTATGAAGGTTTGAAGACCCTCGACGTCCAAGGCGCGCCGCACGACTGCCTGGACCTGCTCTACGGCGGTGAGGCCAAGCTCTATCTGCCGGTCGAGAACATCGACCTTTTGACCCGCTACGGCGCGGCCGACGCCGAGAACGTGCAATTGGACAAGCTGGGCGGCGCGGCCTGGCAGGGCCGCAAGGCGAAAGCCAAGGAACGCTTGCGGGTCATGGCCGAGGGGCTGATCCAGATCGCCGCCGCCCGCCAGCTAAAGACCGTCGAAGAGACAGATCCGCCGTCGGGTGTGTTCGACGAGTTCTGCGCCCGCTTCCCATACGAGGAGACGGACGACCAGCTCAGCGCCATCCACGATGTGTTGGAGGACCTGTCGTCCGGCAAACCGATGGACCGCCTGATCTGCGGCGACGTCGGCTTCGGCAAGACGGAAGTGGCCCTGCGCGCGGCCTTGGTGGTGGCGATGAGCGGCAAGCAGGTCGCGGTCGTCTGCCCGACGACGCTGCTGGCCCGCCAGCACTACAAGACGTTCAAGGACCGCTTCCAAGGCTGGCCGGTCAAGGTCACGCGCCTGTCGCGCCTAGTCACCGGCAAGGAGGCCGCCGATACCCGCGAAGGCCTCGCCAACGGCCAGTTCGAGATCGTGGTCGGCACCCACGCCATCCTGTCCAAGCAGGTGGCCTTCAAGGATCTGGGCCTCGTGATCGTCGACGAGGAGCAGCACTTTGGGGTCAAGCACAAGGAGAAGCTGAAAGAGCTTCGCGCCGACGTGCACATGCTGACCCTGACCGCCACGCCGATCCCGCGCACCCTGCAGATGGCTCTGAGCGGCATCCGCGAGATGTCGATCATAGCCACCCCGCCGGTGGATCGCCTGGCGGTGCGAACCTACATCAGCCCGTTCGACCCGGTGACCCTGCGCGAGGCCCTGCTGCGCGAGAAGTATCGCGGCGGCCAGTCCTATTACGTGGTGCCGCGCATCAAGGACCTGGAGGATATCGAGAAGTTCCTCCGCACCCAGGTGCCTGAGGTGAAGTACGTTGTCGGCCATGGCCAGATGGCGGCCACCCAGTTGGAAGACGTGATGACGGCCTTCTATGAGGGCCAGTACGACGTGCTGCTCGCCACGACCATCGTCGAGAGCGGTCTGGACATTCCGTCGGCCAACACCCTGATCGTCCACCGCGCCGACATGTTCGGCCTGGCTCAGCTGTATCAAATCCGCGGACGCGTTGGCCGTTCCAAGGCCCGCGCCTATGCCTATCTGACCACGCCGGTCGAGAAGTCTCTGACCTTGTCCGCTGAGAAGCGCCTGCAGGTGCTGCAGTCGCTCGACAGCCTGGGCGCCGGCTTCCAACTGGCCAGCCACGACCTCGATCAGCGTGGCGGCGGCAACTTGCTGGGCGACGAACAGAGCGGCCACATCAAGGAAATCGGCGTCGAGCTCTACCAGCAGATGCTGGAGGACGCCGTCGCCGAGCTCAAGCAGCGTCAGGGTCAGGAAGCCTTGCTGGAGGATCGCGGCTGGTCGCCGCAGATCAACACCGGCGCGGCCGTGATGATCCCGGACGACTATGTTCCGGACCTCAATGTGCGCCTGTCGCTCTATCGCCGCCTTTCCGAGGCCGAGCAGGCCGCCGACCGCGAAGCCTTGGCCGCCGAGATGATCGACCGCTTCGGACCGCTGCCGCCTGAAACCGACTCTTTGCTGAAGGTCGTGGCCATCAAGGGCCTGTGCCGCGAGGCCAATGTCGCCAAGATCGACGTCGGCCCCAAGGGTGCGGTGGCCAGTTTCCGAGGCGACAACTACGCCAACCCGCTGGGGCTGATGCAGCACGTCGCCAAGAACAGCCTGATCTGGAAGGTGCGCCCCGACCAGAAGGTCGTCATCAAGGGCGAGTGGGAAACACCCGCCCAGCGCCTCGACGCGGCCGAGAAGATCCTGACGGTCCTGGCCAAGCTGGCGAAGGGGTGA
- a CDS encoding succinate dehydrogenase assembly factor 2, translating into MTIDHDSRLRRLRFRAWHRGFREADLILGPFADTHGPNLSAEQFDTLETLLEQSDREIYAWIVGQEPTPAEFETDVMAMIRAFRFEAHASRPAGDGA; encoded by the coding sequence ATGACCATCGACCACGACTCCCGCCTTCGACGCCTTCGTTTCCGCGCCTGGCACCGCGGCTTTCGCGAAGCGGACCTCATCCTGGGGCCGTTCGCGGACACCCATGGGCCGAACCTGTCGGCCGAGCAGTTCGACACGCTCGAAACCCTGCTCGAACAGTCGGATCGCGAGATCTACGCCTGGATCGTGGGACAGGAGCCGACGCCGGCGGAATTTGAAACTGACGTCATGGCGATGATCCGGGCGTTCAGGTTCGAGGCGCACGCTTCGCGCCCGGCCGGAGATGGCGCCTAA
- a CDS encoding class I SAM-dependent methyltransferase has translation MNDGGWKNSAKAWIADMGEQGDYGRRYVLDAPMIARLRRLNGGRALDVGCGEGRFCRILRAEGFDPVGLDPTVELLEAARVRDPDGTYVEGRAEDLTFTDGTFDLVVACLSLIDIEGADRAIAEMARVLRPGGTLLVANLTGFSSARARDGWQRDLMGRPKYFAMDRYLEPRAKWEEWRGIRIINWHRPLKDYMQWFLAQGLILTHFDEPAPSGGDPSRADRYRRAPWYVIMEWRKP, from the coding sequence ATGAACGACGGGGGTTGGAAAAACTCCGCCAAGGCCTGGATCGCCGACATGGGCGAGCAGGGCGATTACGGTCGGCGCTATGTTCTCGATGCGCCGATGATCGCGCGTCTGCGTCGCTTGAACGGCGGCCGGGCGCTGGATGTGGGCTGCGGGGAAGGGCGTTTCTGTCGGATTCTGCGCGCTGAAGGCTTTGATCCGGTCGGGCTGGATCCGACGGTCGAGTTGCTGGAAGCGGCGCGGGTCCGCGATCCGGACGGCACCTATGTCGAGGGGCGCGCCGAAGACCTGACCTTCACCGACGGGACGTTTGATCTCGTCGTGGCGTGCCTTTCGTTGATCGACATCGAGGGGGCCGATCGCGCCATCGCCGAGATGGCCCGGGTGCTCAGGCCGGGCGGGACCCTCCTGGTCGCCAACCTGACAGGCTTTTCCAGCGCCCGCGCGCGTGACGGCTGGCAGCGGGATCTTATGGGGCGCCCGAAATACTTCGCGATGGACCGCTATCTGGAGCCCCGCGCCAAGTGGGAAGAATGGCGCGGCATTCGGATCATCAACTGGCACCGGCCGCTGAAGGACTACATGCAGTGGTTCCTGGCGCAGGGTCTTATCCTGACCCACTTCGACGAGCCCGCGCCCTCCGGCGGCGATCCGTCGCGTGCTGACAGGTACCGACGTGCCCCATGGTACGTGATCATGGAGTGGCGCAAGCCCTGA
- a CDS encoding DEAD/DEAH box helicase, whose translation MTEFSDLGLSPTTLQAVADTGYTTATPIQAQAIPVAIAGQDVLGIAQTGTGKTAAFTLPLIDRLQSGRAKARMPRALVIAPTRELADQVAASFEKYAKGTKLSWALLIGGVSFGDQEKKLDRGVDVLIATPGRLLDHFERGKLLMTGVQFLVVDEADRMLDMGFIPDIERIFKMTPPKKQTLFFSATMPPEITRLTKQFLRDPVRIEVARPATTNANITQLLVKVPTSDPKAKRLALRALIEKAGIETGIVFCNRKTEVDIVAKSLKVHGYDAAPIHGDLDQTQRMKTLADFRSGALKILVASDVAARGLDIPAVSHVFNYDVPHHADDYVHRIGRTGRAGRTGITYMLVTPADDKGFDKVIKLIGSTPDEEKLDLDYSNAVTVKREGDRKRGSRDRDRGERAERPARSRGRGRDRAEETAEAAPEGAEVIEASAPAEERPARERRPRRELEPRNVAPAAAPVLEEERPVRAERPERPVRGVQPVRDRDDDDRRVVGFGNEIPAFLARPPRGAK comes from the coding sequence ATGACCGAATTTTCCGACCTAGGGCTCTCGCCCACGACCCTGCAGGCGGTCGCCGACACCGGCTATACCACTGCCACGCCCATTCAGGCCCAGGCCATTCCCGTCGCCATCGCCGGCCAGGATGTCCTCGGCATCGCCCAGACGGGCACCGGCAAGACCGCCGCCTTCACCCTTCCGCTGATCGACCGTCTGCAGTCCGGCCGCGCCAAGGCCCGCATGCCGCGCGCCCTGGTCATCGCCCCGACCCGTGAACTGGCCGACCAGGTGGCCGCCAGCTTCGAGAAGTACGCCAAGGGCACCAAGCTGTCCTGGGCCCTGCTGATCGGCGGCGTGTCGTTCGGCGACCAGGAAAAGAAGCTGGACCGCGGCGTCGATGTCCTGATCGCCACGCCGGGTCGCCTGCTCGACCATTTCGAACGCGGCAAGCTCTTGATGACCGGCGTGCAGTTCCTGGTCGTCGACGAAGCCGACCGCATGCTGGACATGGGCTTCATCCCGGACATCGAGCGCATCTTCAAGATGACGCCGCCCAAGAAGCAGACCCTGTTCTTCTCGGCGACGATGCCGCCGGAAATCACCCGTCTGACCAAGCAGTTCCTGCGCGATCCGGTCCGGATCGAGGTGGCGCGTCCGGCGACCACCAACGCCAACATCACCCAGCTGCTGGTCAAGGTTCCCACCTCCGATCCGAAGGCCAAGCGCCTGGCGCTACGAGCCCTGATCGAGAAGGCCGGCATCGAGACCGGCATCGTGTTCTGCAACCGCAAGACCGAGGTCGATATCGTCGCCAAGTCGTTGAAGGTGCACGGCTATGACGCCGCGCCCATCCACGGCGACCTAGACCAGACCCAGCGCATGAAGACCCTGGCGGATTTCCGTTCGGGCGCGCTGAAGATCCTGGTGGCTTCGGATGTGGCCGCGCGCGGCCTCGATATCCCGGCCGTCAGCCACGTCTTCAACTACGACGTACCGCACCACGCCGACGATTATGTTCACCGCATCGGCCGCACCGGTCGCGCCGGTCGGACGGGCATCACCTACATGTTGGTGACCCCGGCGGACGATAAGGGCTTCGACAAGGTCATCAAGCTGATCGGGTCTACGCCCGACGAAGAGAAGCTCGACCTCGATTATTCCAACGCCGTGACGGTGAAGCGCGAAGGTGACCGCAAGCGCGGAAGCCGTGATCGCGACCGTGGTGAGCGCGCCGAGCGTCCCGCGCGCAGCCGTGGCCGGGGCCGGGATCGCGCCGAGGAGACGGCGGAAGCCGCCCCGGAGGGTGCCGAAGTCATCGAAGCCTCGGCGCCGGCCGAAGAGCGCCCCGCACGCGAACGGCGTCCGCGCCGGGAACTTGAGCCGCGAAACGTCGCGCCGGCCGCCGCGCCCGTGCTCGAGGAAGAGCGTCCGGTGCGCGCCGAACGTCCGGAACGCCCGGTGCGCGGTGTTCAGCCCGTCCGCGATCGTGACGATGACGATCGTCGCGTGGTCGGCTTCGGCAACGAGATCCCCGCCTTCCTCGCCCGTCCGCCGCGCGGCGCGAAGTAG
- a CDS encoding DUF563 domain-containing protein, protein MTAPISLRPIIEARDLPPMLPDALREHFAQGGTGVAWALEHDASDGAPPGLLGGPAAPAWPYALSSPPPVNVPALCAVGPCWWYPSFGAVIGTDGALYNATIGEARHGSADLSAIPGISLNGRRLVPPESAPFAESGAVFLPWGAGFNYGHFVIDALSSLLALEQAGLLDGVPLLAPRLTTWQRELIALSAPRVLLQEIEAPVVRLGRATFATSMDHFLHHPNGLLAILAERVVANAPPGAGARRVYLSRRGQSMRVMVGEAAFEQALTARGFTIVRPETLSARQQVALMRDAQIVVGASGAALANAVFLPQGARVIEIQPANFTSQWVRAACRQVGVEWRGYVCASPCPIGEAPLLSRLRRGFKFAFKPDLSDLLAFVDAAL, encoded by the coding sequence ATGACCGCGCCGATTTCCCTGCGCCCTATCATCGAGGCGCGCGACCTGCCGCCGATGCTGCCGGACGCCCTGCGCGAACACTTCGCCCAAGGGGGTACAGGTGTGGCCTGGGCGCTGGAGCACGACGCTTCGGACGGCGCGCCGCCCGGGCTGCTGGGCGGTCCGGCGGCGCCCGCCTGGCCCTACGCGCTGTCCTCGCCGCCGCCCGTCAACGTTCCGGCGTTGTGCGCAGTCGGGCCGTGCTGGTGGTATCCGAGCTTTGGCGCGGTGATTGGAACCGACGGCGCGCTCTATAACGCCACGATCGGCGAGGCGCGCCATGGCTCCGCCGATCTGTCGGCGATCCCGGGCATTTCCTTAAACGGACGCAGGCTTGTTCCGCCAGAGAGCGCCCCGTTTGCCGAGAGCGGCGCGGTGTTCCTGCCCTGGGGCGCCGGCTTCAACTACGGCCACTTTGTCATCGACGCTCTGTCGTCGCTGCTTGCGCTGGAGCAGGCCGGGCTGCTGGACGGCGTTCCGCTTCTGGCGCCGCGCCTGACCACTTGGCAGCGAGAACTGATCGCCCTGTCCGCGCCTAGGGTCCTGCTCCAGGAGATCGAGGCGCCGGTTGTTCGGCTGGGGCGGGCGACGTTCGCCACCAGCATGGATCACTTCCTGCACCACCCCAATGGCCTGCTGGCGATCTTGGCCGAGCGGGTTGTCGCCAACGCGCCGCCAGGCGCTGGTGCGCGGCGCGTCTATCTCTCCCGGCGCGGCCAGTCGATGCGGGTAATGGTCGGAGAGGCCGCGTTCGAGCAAGCGTTGACGGCCCGCGGGTTTACGATCGTGCGTCCCGAAACGCTGAGCGCACGCCAGCAAGTCGCCTTGATGCGCGACGCGCAGATCGTGGTCGGAGCCAGCGGCGCGGCTCTGGCCAACGCCGTGTTCCTGCCGCAGGGCGCGCGCGTGATCGAGATCCAGCCGGCTAACTTCACCAGCCAATGGGTGAGGGCGGCCTGCCGCCAGGTCGGTGTCGAATGGCGCGGCTATGTCTGCGCCTCGCCTTGTCCGATCGGCGAGGCGCCATTGCTCAGCCGCCTGCGGCGGGGCTTCAAGTTCGCCTTCAAGCCCGACCTGAGCGATCTGCTCGCCTTCGTCGATGCGGCGCTTTAG
- a CDS encoding coniferyl aldehyde dehydrogenase, whose translation MNAPVNLSFEAHKAAMNDVLNRQKAAHLRAGPPSAETRIDWLNRCIDLLVGHQAEIAKAVNEDFGARSPEATALTDVAGSIGPLKHARDHVAKWMKPEKRKTTPAILGLFGAKATVQWQPKGVVGVISPWNFPVNLTFAPLAGVFAAGNRAMIKPSEYTPATSELLKAMFAKAFNEEEVAVFVGGPEVGQAFSGLAFDHLVFTGATSVAKHVMRAAAENLVPVTLELGGKSPVILSRGADMATAAARIMNGKTLNAGQICLAPDYVLAPQEDVESFVKEAQAAVSRYFPTIKDNPDYTAVVAQRHYDRVKGYVDDARAKGARVIEINPAGEDLSQQEHRKIPPTLIIDPTDDMKVMQEEIFGPVLPVKSYKTVDDAVDYVNAHDRPLALYWFGTDEVEKDRVLERTTSGGVTVNDVIFHVAQEDLPFGGIGPAGMGAYHGHDGFREFSHRKAVFQQLKKDIAPMLGLRPPYGEGIRKYLAGQIKK comes from the coding sequence ATGAACGCACCGGTGAACCTGTCGTTCGAAGCGCACAAGGCGGCGATGAACGATGTCCTCAACCGCCAAAAAGCCGCGCACCTGCGCGCTGGGCCGCCCAGCGCCGAGACGCGAATTGACTGGTTGAACCGATGCATTGACCTCTTGGTCGGCCACCAGGCCGAGATCGCCAAGGCGGTCAACGAGGACTTCGGCGCCCGCTCACCCGAGGCGACCGCCCTAACTGACGTGGCGGGATCGATCGGGCCGCTGAAACACGCGCGCGACCATGTCGCTAAGTGGATGAAGCCCGAGAAGCGCAAGACGACGCCGGCGATCCTGGGACTGTTCGGCGCCAAGGCGACGGTTCAATGGCAGCCCAAGGGCGTGGTGGGCGTGATCAGCCCCTGGAACTTCCCCGTCAATCTGACTTTCGCGCCGCTGGCGGGCGTCTTCGCCGCCGGTAATCGCGCCATGATCAAGCCGTCGGAATATACGCCGGCGACGTCCGAACTGCTCAAGGCGATGTTCGCCAAGGCGTTCAACGAGGAGGAAGTCGCCGTGTTCGTTGGCGGCCCCGAAGTGGGTCAGGCCTTCTCGGGACTCGCCTTTGACCACTTGGTGTTCACTGGGGCGACCTCGGTGGCCAAGCACGTGATGCGGGCTGCGGCCGAGAATCTGGTGCCCGTCACGCTGGAACTGGGCGGCAAGAGCCCCGTGATCCTCTCGCGCGGCGCCGACATGGCCACGGCGGCGGCGCGGATCATGAACGGCAAGACCCTGAACGCTGGCCAGATCTGCCTGGCGCCCGACTACGTCCTGGCCCCGCAGGAAGACGTCGAGAGCTTCGTCAAGGAAGCCCAGGCCGCCGTCAGCCGCTACTTCCCGACGATCAAGGATAATCCCGACTACACCGCCGTGGTCGCCCAGCGGCACTATGACCGCGTGAAGGGCTATGTCGACGACGCCCGCGCCAAGGGCGCGCGGGTCATTGAAATCAACCCCGCCGGCGAGGACCTGTCCCAACAGGAGCATCGCAAGATCCCGCCGACGCTGATCATCGATCCCACCGACGACATGAAGGTGATGCAGGAGGAGATCTTCGGTCCCGTCCTGCCGGTGAAGAGCTACAAGACCGTCGACGACGCGGTGGACTACGTGAACGCGCATGATCGGCCGCTGGCGCTCTATTGGTTCGGGACCGACGAGGTCGAGAAGGACCGGGTTCTGGAACGCACCACAAGTGGCGGCGTCACCGTCAACGACGTGATCTTCCACGTCGCCCAGGAAGACCTGCCGTTCGGCGGGATTGGTCCGGCGGGGATGGGCGCCTATCACGGCCATGACGGCTTCCGCGAATTTAGCCACCGCAAGGCTGTGTTCCAGCAGCTCAAGAAGGACATCGCCCCGATGCTGGGCCTGAGGCCGCCCTACGGCGAGGGCATCCGCAAGTATCTCGCCGGGCAGATCAAGAAGTAG
- a CDS encoding GGDEF domain-containing protein, with translation MSDVETTLRGPEAYKIATRAVELMERHQVWPTALNFELWTHYVADPNGALARELTRLISLGEPMTELVSEELAATYLPKARLNEQIRDAGDLLSKELEAVSKAIQNAQKTNVAFGKELAGASKTLDKQTDVDAIKAVVGGLAEATRRVHKENQSLEARLADSTAEVERLREHLEQVRRDATTDGLTNLANRKAFDEELDRACAEAEEAGTSICLAVLDIDHFKGFNDTWGHQTGDQVIRYVASVIGRVAAPPRFAARYGGEEFAMIFPRESASVVASTLEEIRIEVSSRMLKRRSTNEDLGAITVSSGFAERKAGETGHSVMERADAALYASKRGGRNRVTAAESMPGAANAA, from the coding sequence ATGTCGGACGTCGAAACCACGCTTCGCGGTCCCGAGGCTTATAAGATCGCCACGCGCGCCGTGGAGCTCATGGAGCGGCATCAGGTCTGGCCGACCGCGCTGAACTTCGAGCTCTGGACGCATTATGTGGCCGATCCGAACGGCGCGCTGGCGCGTGAGCTGACCCGACTGATCTCGCTCGGCGAGCCGATGACCGAACTGGTCAGCGAGGAACTGGCCGCGACCTACCTGCCCAAGGCGCGTCTTAACGAACAGATCCGCGACGCCGGCGACCTGCTGTCCAAGGAATTGGAAGCTGTCTCCAAGGCCATCCAGAACGCGCAAAAGACCAACGTCGCTTTCGGCAAGGAACTGGCCGGCGCCTCCAAGACCCTCGACAAGCAAACCGACGTCGATGCGATAAAGGCCGTTGTCGGCGGTCTGGCCGAAGCCACGCGCCGCGTTCACAAAGAGAACCAGTCGCTTGAGGCCCGCTTGGCGGACTCGACCGCCGAGGTCGAGCGTCTGCGTGAACACCTCGAACAGGTTCGCCGTGACGCCACCACCGACGGCCTCACCAACCTCGCCAATCGTAAAGCCTTCGACGAGGAGCTCGACCGCGCGTGCGCTGAAGCCGAGGAAGCTGGCACGAGCATCTGCCTCGCCGTCCTCGATATCGATCACTTCAAGGGCTTCAACGATACCTGGGGCCATCAGACGGGCGACCAGGTGATCCGCTACGTCGCCTCGGTCATCGGCCGCGTCGCCGCCCCGCCCCGTTTCGCCGCGCGTTATGGCGGCGAGGAATTTGCGATGATTTTCCCGCGCGAAAGCGCCTCGGTGGTCGCCTCCACGCTGGAGGAGATCCGTATCGAGGTGTCTTCGCGGATGCTCAAGCGTCGCTCGACAAATGAAGATCTGGGCGCGATCACCGTTTCCTCGGGTTTTGCCGAGCGAAAGGCCGGTGAGACCGGTCATTCGGTTATGGAACGCGCCGACGCGGCGCTCTACGCCTCCAAGCGCGGCGGCCGCAACCGCGTCACCGCCGCCGAATCCATGCCAGGCGCGGCCAACGCCGCCTGA
- a CDS encoding enoyl-CoA hydratase/isomerase, which translates to MDYQKIRVSTQEGVATVTLADPATLNAASLEIARELHHAFSSIAAGKIEARAVILTGEGRGFCSGANLSGGGAAGREADVDGKPDAGSALETTYNPLMTLLRDFPLPIVTAVNGPAAGVGCSIALMGDLIVAAESAYFLQAFRRIGLVPDGGSTYLLPRLIGKARAMEMMLLGDKVPAAIALQWGLVNRCVPDADLMSTAQALALELAKGPAALGAIRKLVWDSLDSDWTGQLHAERKAQKFAGKTEDFIEGVSAFLQKRVAVFKGR; encoded by the coding sequence GTGGACTACCAGAAAATCCGTGTCTCGACGCAGGAAGGCGTCGCCACCGTCACCCTCGCCGATCCGGCCACGCTGAACGCGGCCAGCCTGGAGATCGCCCGCGAGCTTCACCACGCCTTCTCGTCGATCGCCGCCGGCAAGATCGAGGCGCGCGCGGTCATCCTGACCGGTGAAGGCCGCGGGTTTTGCTCGGGGGCCAATCTGTCGGGCGGCGGCGCGGCCGGTCGCGAGGCCGACGTCGACGGCAAGCCCGACGCCGGCTCGGCCCTGGAGACGACCTATAATCCCCTGATGACGCTGCTGCGGGACTTCCCGCTGCCGATCGTGACGGCGGTGAACGGTCCGGCTGCGGGCGTCGGCTGCTCGATCGCGCTGATGGGCGACCTGATCGTCGCCGCCGAGAGCGCCTATTTCCTGCAGGCCTTCCGTCGGATTGGCCTGGTGCCGGACGGCGGCTCAACCTACCTCCTGCCCCGCCTGATCGGTAAGGCGCGGGCCATGGAGATGATGCTCCTGGGCGACAAGGTTCCGGCCGCCATAGCCCTGCAGTGGGGTCTGGTGAACCGCTGCGTGCCGGACGCCGACTTGATGTCCACGGCTCAAGCTCTGGCGCTGGAACTGGCCAAGGGCCCCGCAGCGCTGGGCGCCATCCGCAAGCTCGTCTGGGACAGTCTCGACAGCGATTGGACCGGGCAACTGCACGCCGAGCGGAAGGCCCAGAAGTTCGCCGGCAAGACCGAGGACTTTATCGAGGGCGTCTCCGCCTTCCTTCAGAAGCGCGTGGCGGTGTTCAAGGGGCGTTAG